In Bartonella machadoae, a single genomic region encodes these proteins:
- the aroA gene encoding 3-phosphoshikimate 1-carboxyvinyltransferase: MQKAISITSYKSTNLSGKIKIPGDKSISHRSLILGGLANGETHIHGLLESDDVLNTAAAMQALGAYIQKKNDLWVIRGTGNGCLLTAQNPLDFGNSGTGVRLVMGLVGPYHMKTTFIGDASLSKRPMGRILDPLRLMGVEIEATQGNHLPLTLYGPKTANPIRYRIPMASAQVKSAVLLAGLNTAGTTTVIEPIPTRDHTEKMLKAFGAELEVEINTEGARFIHLNGQPHLTGQAIDIPGDPSSAAFPLIAALLVENSDITIENVLINPSRMGLIETLWEMGAQITLLNQRQTGGENVADLRVTSSRLKGVTVPKERAPSMIDEYPALAVAAAFAEGKTTMRGIEELRVKESDRLSALAQGLKMNHVECEEGKDFLIVHGKGSEKGLGGGNVITYLDHRIAMCFLIFGLVSEKPVTIDDKRMIATSFPEFIPFIKQLGGKIS, from the coding sequence ATGCAAAAAGCAATATCCATAACTTCTTACAAATCTACTAATCTTTCTGGTAAAATTAAAATACCAGGAGATAAATCAATCTCCCATAGATCTCTTATATTGGGAGGCTTAGCAAATGGTGAAACACATATCCACGGCTTGCTGGAAAGCGATGATGTGCTCAATACAGCTGCTGCTATGCAAGCTCTGGGTGCTTATATCCAAAAGAAAAATGATCTCTGGGTCATACGAGGAACGGGGAATGGCTGCCTTTTAACCGCACAAAACCCTTTAGATTTCGGAAATTCTGGAACAGGGGTTCGCCTCGTTATGGGATTGGTTGGTCCTTATCATATGAAAACAACTTTTATCGGGGATGCCTCTCTTTCCAAACGCCCAATGGGTCGTATTCTCGACCCACTTCGTTTAATGGGTGTCGAAATTGAAGCAACTCAAGGCAACCATCTGCCTTTAACGCTTTATGGACCCAAAACGGCTAACCCGATTCGCTACCGTATTCCAATGGCTTCTGCCCAAGTTAAATCCGCCGTCCTTCTTGCTGGGCTTAATACTGCTGGTACCACAACTGTTATTGAACCCATTCCCACACGTGATCATACGGAAAAAATGTTAAAAGCATTTGGCGCTGAACTTGAGGTGGAAATAAATACAGAAGGGGCGCGCTTTATTCATCTCAATGGTCAACCGCACCTTACTGGACAAGCAATTGATATTCCAGGTGATCCTTCTTCTGCCGCTTTTCCACTTATCGCTGCCCTTCTTGTAGAGAATTCTGATATCACTATTGAAAATGTTCTTATCAATCCTTCTCGCATGGGACTTATCGAAACATTATGGGAAATGGGTGCGCAAATTACGCTTTTGAACCAACGCCAAACAGGAGGAGAAAATGTTGCCGATTTGCGCGTCACATCCTCAAGGCTCAAAGGTGTCACGGTGCCTAAAGAACGCGCCCCCTCAATGATTGATGAATATCCCGCTCTAGCGGTAGCAGCAGCCTTTGCTGAAGGAAAAACAACAATGCGCGGAATCGAGGAATTACGCGTTAAGGAATCAGATCGCTTGTCTGCTCTTGCGCAAGGACTCAAAATGAATCATGTAGAATGTGAAGAAGGGAAAGATTTTCTCATTGTTCACGGAAAAGGCTCCGAAAAAGGACTGGGTGGTGGAAATGTTATCACATATCTTGATCATCGAATTGCCATGTGTTTTCTCATCTTCGGGCTCGTATCAGAAAAACCTGTTACTATTGATGATAAACGAATGATTGCTACGAGTTTTCCAGAATTTATTCCTTTTATAAAACAACTTGGGGGAAAAATCTCTTGA
- a CDS encoding TIGR02300 family protein, whose product MAKQELGTKRIDPETGKKFYDLNRDPIVSPYTGISYPRSYFEVAAAEASNEEEVDAEELDTALEKSAFMLLEEDDDDSKDDDLPDLEDSDVDLGDDDDTFLSHDEEDDDDDDVTGIIGGGVSNDDDL is encoded by the coding sequence ATGGCAAAACAAGAACTTGGAACGAAGCGTATTGATCCAGAAACAGGAAAAAAGTTTTATGATCTTAATCGCGACCCCATTGTATCACCTTATACGGGAATTTCTTACCCACGCTCTTATTTTGAAGTTGCAGCAGCTGAAGCGAGTAATGAAGAAGAAGTTGATGCGGAAGAACTTGATACAGCACTTGAAAAGTCTGCCTTTATGCTTCTTGAAGAGGATGATGACGATTCTAAAGATGATGATCTTCCTGATTTGGAAGATAGTGATGTGGATCTCGGTGATGACGATGATACGTTTTTATCTCACGATGAAGAAGATGATGATGACGATGACGTGACGGGTATTATCGGAGGTGGTGTTTCTAACGATGATGATCTATAA
- a CDS encoding NADP-dependent malic enzyme, translating into MKKSNQDQKISQTIYSASEREALDFHSRGRPGKLEIIATKSMATQHDLALAYSPGVAVPVKAIAENPALAYNYTAKGNLVAVISNGTAILGLGNLGALASKPVMEGKAVLFKRFADIDSIDLEIDTNDTENFINLVRHLEPSFGGINLEDIKAPECFMIESRLREIMNVPVFHDDQHGTAIIVAAGVINALHLTGRDMQNTRLVCNGAGSAGIACIELIKAMGFRPENIILCDTKGVVYEGRKEGMNQWKSAHAVRTDKRTLAEAMEGADMFFGVSAKGAITPEMVKSMAPQPIIFAMANPDPEITPEEVMQVRDDAIVATGRSDYPNQINNVLCFPYIFRGALDVHATVINEDMKIAAAKALAWLARENVPDSVAEAYRGKRLKFGPDYIIPVPFDPRLFTVVSVAVAKAAMESGVAQKHIDDLEAYEHDLNARRDPISSIMRGVYNHVRQVPKQIVFAEGEEEQVMRAAVSYVHQKLGEAILIGREEQIRETAALAGIDLEREGISIMNAKLSCRTDAYANYLYKKMQRQGWLLRDCHRRINNDRNYFAACMVALDDADAMVTGITRNYETALIDIRRVIDEKPKERLIGISMAICRGRTVFIADTAIYEHPNAEELADIAEQTASFVRGFGYQPRVAFVAFSTFGYMKGQVTQQIQDAVDILHERKVNFEFDGEISADVALNSKLMQQYPFMGLKEPANILVMPGYHASSIASKMLQELGEATIIGPILIGLEKSVQIVPFSGSDTDIVNIAMLAAYHAKKV; encoded by the coding sequence ATGAAAAAAAGCAATCAGGATCAGAAAATATCTCAAACGATTTATAGTGCTAGTGAGAGGGAAGCCCTTGATTTTCATAGTCGTGGTCGACCTGGAAAGCTTGAAATTATTGCAACAAAGTCTATGGCAACACAGCATGATTTAGCGCTTGCTTATTCACCAGGCGTTGCTGTCCCCGTTAAAGCGATTGCTGAAAATCCAGCATTGGCTTACAATTATACAGCAAAGGGCAATCTTGTTGCTGTTATATCAAATGGAACAGCAATTTTAGGTTTGGGCAATTTAGGTGCACTTGCATCTAAGCCAGTTATGGAAGGCAAAGCAGTCCTTTTTAAGCGCTTTGCAGATATTGATTCAATCGATTTAGAAATTGATACAAACGATACGGAAAATTTTATCAATTTGGTGCGTCATTTGGAACCGTCTTTTGGTGGTATCAACCTTGAAGACATTAAAGCACCAGAATGTTTTATGATAGAAAGTCGCTTACGTGAGATCATGAATGTACCTGTTTTTCATGATGATCAACACGGTACAGCAATTATTGTTGCCGCTGGTGTCATCAATGCCCTCCATTTAACGGGGCGTGATATGCAAAATACACGGTTGGTTTGTAATGGTGCGGGTTCTGCGGGAATTGCTTGTATTGAATTGATTAAGGCAATGGGGTTTCGACCTGAAAATATCATACTTTGTGACACAAAAGGTGTTGTCTATGAAGGCCGCAAAGAGGGAATGAATCAATGGAAGTCTGCCCATGCTGTGCGAACGGATAAACGTACACTTGCCGAAGCGATGGAAGGTGCTGATATGTTTTTTGGGGTTTCAGCTAAAGGCGCCATTACTCCTGAAATGGTAAAGTCGATGGCACCTCAACCAATCATTTTTGCTATGGCCAATCCCGATCCAGAAATTACACCGGAAGAGGTTATGCAAGTGCGTGATGATGCCATTGTCGCAACAGGTCGTTCGGATTATCCAAATCAGATTAATAATGTACTTTGTTTTCCTTATATATTTCGCGGTGCACTTGATGTGCATGCGACAGTTATCAATGAGGATATGAAAATTGCTGCAGCGAAGGCTCTTGCGTGGTTGGCTCGTGAAAATGTACCTGACAGTGTTGCGGAAGCTTATCGTGGAAAGCGATTAAAATTTGGTCCAGATTATATTATTCCTGTTCCCTTTGATCCGCGTTTGTTCACCGTTGTTTCAGTGGCGGTGGCAAAAGCGGCAATGGAAAGCGGTGTTGCACAAAAGCATATTGATGACTTAGAAGCTTATGAACATGATTTAAATGCAAGACGTGATCCCATTTCTTCCATTATGCGTGGTGTTTACAATCACGTTCGTCAAGTACCAAAACAAATTGTCTTTGCAGAAGGTGAAGAAGAGCAAGTAATGCGAGCGGCTGTTTCTTACGTTCACCAAAAACTAGGAGAAGCGATTTTAATTGGTCGTGAAGAACAAATAAGAGAAACAGCTGCTCTTGCTGGAATTGATCTGGAACGTGAAGGTATTTCGATTATGAATGCCAAGCTTTCTTGTCGTACAGATGCTTATGCAAATTACCTTTATAAAAAAATGCAACGCCAAGGCTGGCTATTGCGTGATTGTCATCGTCGTATCAATAATGATCGCAATTATTTTGCTGCTTGCATGGTGGCATTGGATGATGCTGATGCTATGGTTACCGGGATAACACGCAATTATGAAACAGCGTTGATTGATATACGTCGCGTAATCGATGAGAAACCAAAAGAACGATTAATTGGTATCTCTATGGCTATTTGTCGTGGACGCACTGTGTTTATTGCGGATACAGCGATTTACGAGCATCCAAACGCTGAGGAACTTGCTGATATAGCAGAACAAACAGCTTCTTTTGTTCGTGGGTTTGGCTATCAACCGCGGGTAGCTTTTGTAGCATTTTCTACTTTTGGCTATATGAAAGGACAGGTAACACAACAGATTCAAGATGCTGTGGATATTTTACATGAACGCAAAGTTAACTTTGAATTTGATGGAGAAATAAGTGCTGATGTGGCGCTTAATTCGAAATTGATGCAGCAATATCCTTTTATGGGATTAAAAGAACCTGCTAATATTTTAGTGATGCCGGGATATCATGCATCTTCTATTGCGAGCAAAATGCTACAAGAGCTTGGTGAAGCAACAATCATTGGTCCTATTTTGATTGGATTAGAAAAGTCCGTCCAAATTGTACCGTTTAGTGGAAGTGATACCGATATTGTTAATATTGCAATGCTTGCTGCTTACCACGCAAAAAAAGTGTAA
- the rpsA gene encoding 30S ribosomal protein S1 — protein MSQYNPTTADFEALLTESFQTNDLNEGSVVKGRVIAIEKDMAIIDAGLKVEGRIPLKEFGAKGKDGSLKVGDEVEVYIERIENAMGEAVLSREKARREESWIRLEEKFNAGTRVDGVIFSQVKGGFTVDLDGAIAFLPRSQVDIRPIRDVSPLMHNAQSFEILKMDRRRGNIVVSRRTVLEESRAEQRSEIVQNLEENQIVEGVVKNITDYSAFVDLGGIDGLLHVTDMAWRRVNHPSEVLTIGQTIKVQIIRINQDTHRISLGMKQLESDPWETISARYPVGTKITGAVTNITDYGGFVEIEPGIEGLIHVSEMSWTKKNVHPGKLLSTSQEVEVVVLEIDPSKRRISLGLKQTFENPWIAFANKFPVNSQIEGEIKNKTEFGLFIGLEGDVDGMVHLSDLDWNRPGEQVIDSYNKGDVVKAVVLDVDVEKERISLGIKQLSSDKVGEAAAAGELRKGAVVTCEVTAVNENDIDVKLIDHNLETTIRRADLARDRDEQRPERFSIGQRIDARITAFDKKTRKLSVSIKALEIAEEKEAVAQYGSTDSGASLGDILGAALKKQEQN, from the coding sequence ATGTCACAATACAATCCCACAACAGCGGATTTTGAAGCCCTTTTAACAGAATCTTTTCAAACCAATGATCTCAACGAAGGATCCGTTGTTAAAGGTCGTGTCATTGCAATCGAAAAAGACATGGCCATTATTGATGCTGGACTTAAAGTCGAAGGACGTATTCCACTCAAAGAATTTGGAGCTAAAGGAAAAGATGGTTCCTTAAAAGTTGGCGATGAAGTTGAAGTTTATATTGAACGTATCGAAAATGCCATGGGTGAAGCCGTCTTATCGCGTGAAAAAGCACGGCGCGAAGAAAGTTGGATTCGTTTGGAAGAAAAATTCAATGCTGGCACACGCGTTGATGGGGTTATTTTTAGCCAAGTTAAAGGAGGTTTTACAGTCGATCTCGATGGTGCTATTGCTTTCTTGCCTCGCAGCCAAGTCGATATTCGACCCATTCGTGATGTTTCCCCTCTCATGCACAATGCACAATCCTTTGAAATTTTAAAAATGGATCGTCGCCGTGGCAATATTGTTGTTTCACGCCGTACTGTCTTAGAGGAAAGTCGTGCCGAGCAACGTTCAGAAATTGTACAAAATCTTGAAGAAAACCAAATCGTTGAAGGTGTTGTTAAAAATATCACTGATTATAGTGCCTTTGTTGATCTTGGTGGAATTGATGGTCTCTTGCATGTTACAGATATGGCTTGGCGCCGTGTTAACCACCCATCTGAAGTCCTCACAATTGGTCAAACGATTAAAGTGCAAATTATTCGCATCAATCAGGATACACACCGCATTTCCCTTGGCATGAAACAGCTTGAAAGTGATCCTTGGGAAACCATCAGTGCTCGATATCCCGTTGGTACAAAAATTACTGGTGCTGTTACTAATATTACCGATTACGGTGGTTTTGTTGAAATAGAACCAGGAATCGAAGGATTGATCCACGTTTCTGAAATGAGTTGGACAAAGAAAAATGTGCATCCAGGAAAGCTTCTCTCCACATCACAAGAAGTGGAAGTTGTGGTTCTTGAAATTGATCCTTCTAAGCGACGTATTTCCCTCGGCTTAAAGCAAACATTTGAAAATCCATGGATTGCTTTTGCCAATAAGTTTCCTGTCAATTCACAAATTGAAGGGGAGATCAAAAATAAAACAGAATTTGGTCTCTTCATTGGGCTTGAAGGTGATGTTGATGGTATGGTTCATCTTTCCGATCTTGATTGGAATCGTCCGGGTGAACAGGTCATTGATAGTTACAATAAAGGTGATGTTGTTAAAGCCGTGGTTCTTGATGTTGACGTGGAAAAAGAACGTATCTCTCTTGGCATTAAGCAACTCTCCAGCGATAAAGTGGGAGAAGCTGCTGCGGCTGGCGAACTGCGCAAAGGGGCTGTCGTAACGTGTGAAGTTACTGCGGTTAATGAAAATGATATCGATGTCAAATTGATTGATCATAATCTTGAAACAACCATTCGCCGTGCTGACTTGGCTCGTGATCGTGATGAACAGCGCCCTGAACGTTTTTCAATTGGTCAGAGAATTGATGCGCGTATCACCGCATTTGATAAAAAAACACGCAAGCTTTCAGTGTCTATCAAAGCTTTAGAAATTGCCGAAGAAAAAGAAGCTGTTGCACAATATGGTTCTACAGACTCAGGGGCTTCTCTTGGTGATATTCTTGGTGCCGCTTTGAAAAAACAAGAACAAAATTAA
- the ilvD gene encoding dihydroxy-acid dehydratase, with translation MPSYRSRISTHGRNMAGARGLWRATGMKDSDFGKPIIAIANSFTQFVPGHVHLKDLGQLVAHEIAIAGGVAKEFNTIAVDDGIAMGHDGMLYSLPSREIIADSVEYMVNAHCADALVCISNCDKITPGMLMASLRLNIPTIFISGGPMEAGKIKWKGQDLTVDLVDAMIAAASEQNSEEEVAEIERAACPTCGSCSGMFTANSMNCLTEALGLSLPGNGSVLATHADRRMLFEEAGRQIVALVKRYYEKDDETVLPRSIASRKAFENAMTVDISMGGSTNTVLHLLAAAQEGEVNFTMTDIDRLSRRVPVLCKVAPAVANVHMEDVHRAGGIMGLLGELDAAGLIDTSTYTVHAKTMKEALEHWDVKQAHEAAIHEFYRAAPGGIPTQTAFSQFRRYDTLDLDRKKGVIRDREHAYSQDGGLAVLYGNLAEDGCIVKTAGVDQSILTFKGPARIFESQDSAVAAILNDKIQSGDIVLIRYEGPRGGPGMQEMLYPTSYLKSKGLGKVCALITDGRFSGGSSGLSVGHISPEAAEGGAIALVEEGDIIEIDIPNRTIHMLVDAAEMVQRRAKMEAKGKTAWQPTEVRKRKVSKALKAYAAMTTSASKGAVRNI, from the coding sequence ATGCCTTCTTACCGTTCAAGAATATCGACTCATGGGCGCAATATGGCCGGAGCCCGTGGTCTTTGGCGTGCAACAGGGATGAAAGATAGCGATTTTGGTAAACCCATTATTGCCATTGCCAATTCTTTTACGCAATTTGTACCAGGGCATGTTCATTTAAAAGATCTTGGGCAGCTGGTAGCACATGAGATCGCTATTGCTGGTGGTGTTGCGAAAGAGTTTAATACAATTGCTGTAGATGATGGAATTGCTATGGGGCATGATGGGATGCTTTATTCCTTGCCTTCGCGTGAAATCATTGCGGATTCTGTTGAATATATGGTCAATGCACATTGTGCTGATGCGCTTGTCTGTATTTCCAATTGTGACAAAATTACACCTGGTATGTTAATGGCTTCTTTGCGGTTAAATATTCCAACAATTTTTATTTCAGGTGGTCCTATGGAAGCCGGTAAGATTAAATGGAAAGGCCAAGATCTTACTGTTGACTTAGTTGATGCAATGATTGCTGCGGCTTCAGAGCAGAATTCAGAAGAAGAAGTTGCGGAGATAGAACGGGCTGCTTGTCCTACATGTGGTTCTTGTTCAGGGATGTTTACAGCAAATTCTATGAATTGTTTGACCGAAGCATTAGGGCTTTCTCTTCCTGGAAACGGGTCAGTATTGGCAACCCATGCAGATCGACGAATGCTTTTTGAAGAAGCTGGACGACAGATTGTTGCGCTGGTCAAGCGTTATTATGAAAAGGATGATGAAACAGTTTTGCCGCGTTCTATTGCTTCGCGCAAGGCTTTTGAAAATGCAATGACCGTAGATATTTCCATGGGGGGATCAACCAATACTGTCTTGCATCTTTTGGCAGCGGCACAAGAAGGCGAGGTCAATTTTACCATGACAGATATTGATCGCCTTTCGCGTCGTGTTCCTGTTTTATGCAAGGTTGCTCCCGCTGTTGCCAATGTGCATATGGAGGATGTTCATCGTGCTGGTGGTATTATGGGGCTTTTAGGAGAATTGGATGCAGCGGGTCTCATTGACACATCTACCTATACGGTTCATGCGAAAACAATGAAAGAAGCTCTTGAGCACTGGGATGTGAAACAGGCACATGAAGCAGCGATTCATGAATTTTATCGTGCCGCACCAGGTGGTATTCCAACACAAACAGCTTTTAGTCAATTTCGTCGCTATGATACCCTTGATCTTGATCGTAAAAAAGGTGTGATTCGGGACAGAGAACATGCCTATTCGCAAGATGGAGGATTGGCGGTCCTTTATGGAAATCTTGCAGAAGATGGCTGTATTGTAAAAACAGCAGGTGTTGATCAGTCGATTTTAACTTTTAAAGGTCCAGCAAGGATTTTTGAGAGCCAAGATTCGGCTGTTGCGGCAATCTTGAACGACAAAATTCAGTCAGGTGATATTGTTTTAATCCGCTACGAAGGGCCACGTGGTGGACCGGGGATGCAAGAAATGCTCTATCCAACGAGCTATCTCAAATCCAAAGGATTAGGCAAAGTTTGTGCACTTATAACGGATGGTCGTTTTTCAGGGGGGAGTTCAGGGCTTTCTGTCGGGCATATTTCACCAGAAGCAGCTGAAGGAGGAGCAATTGCTTTGGTCGAAGAGGGTGATATTATAGAAATAGATATTCCTAATCGCACCATTCATATGTTGGTTGATGCTGCTGAGATGGTGCAGCGTCGTGCCAAAATGGAGGCGAAAGGAAAGACAGCTTGGCAACCCACAGAAGTGCGTAAACGCAAGGTTTCAAAGGCTCTCAAAGCATATGCAGCAATGACGACTTCTGCATCTAAAGGAGCGGTTCGTAACATTTGA
- the mutS gene encoding DNA mismatch repair protein MutS → MDKKSDHKNSLVPQPTPSPALHQQRPTPMMEQYIEIKAVNNDSLLFYRMGDFYELFFNDAIEAAQALGITLTTRGKHLGEDIPMCGVPVHTADDYLQKLIACGYRVAVCEQTEDPAEAKKRGAKSVVRRDVVRLVTPGTITEEKLLDPTRANYLMTLARIKTSDGEEFALSWIDISTGIFRVMESRNEKLLADIMRVDPQEIIVADSFFHDKSHKSLFDVLGRIISPQPISLFEVITAERDICSYFKLSTLEGVADYSRSELSAIAAAIRYIEKTQITHRPPLMRPERQNESATLFIDAATRMNLELIRTTSGQRDGSLLKAIDRTVTGGGSRLLVDRLIAPLTTPAAIDKRLDSIDFFLRNPSLAEAIKLTLKGGPDMPRAVSRLALGRGGPRDMATIQRGLEIIRELHQLLNNELLPQEISDVQQTFSHLPTTLHLHLEQALADDLPLLKRDGGFIRPQYHKELDEMRALRDESRRVIAELQAQYAQETDIKTLKIKHNNILGYFIEVTNGQASALTDSPQAKARFIHRQTMANAMRFTTTELADLESRIAHAANHALTLELEIFETLVHEITEQVDFIRKASEALAVLDVTVALAHLAEEQGYCRPKVDQSLTFHITAGRHPVVEQALRKQAAEPFVANNCDLSVQENQQYAAIWLLTGPNMGGKSTFLRQNALIAIMAQMGSFVPATTAHIGVVDRLFSRVGASDDLARGRSTFMMEMVETATILNHASSHSLVILDEIGRGTSTFDGLSIAWAAVEYLHEVNHCRAILATHFHEMTALTQKLDRLHNVTMKVKNWDGDVIFLHEVTKGAADRSYGVQVAKLAGLPKAVITRATDVLHQLEQGEMAGKGHKLIDDLPLFSLQAPSSVNDKTNKHSILHEALENIHPDELSPKQALEALYHLKQLEKNHSS, encoded by the coding sequence ATGGATAAGAAAAGTGATCATAAAAATAGTTTAGTCCCACAACCTACCCCCTCACCTGCTCTCCATCAACAGCGCCCAACACCTATGATGGAGCAATATATAGAGATCAAAGCGGTTAATAATGACTCCCTTCTCTTCTATCGAATGGGTGATTTTTATGAATTGTTTTTTAATGATGCAATTGAAGCCGCTCAAGCTTTAGGAATCACACTCACAACACGCGGAAAACATTTGGGTGAAGATATTCCTATGTGTGGTGTTCCCGTGCATACTGCTGACGATTATTTGCAAAAACTTATTGCTTGCGGCTATCGTGTGGCTGTTTGTGAACAAACAGAAGATCCTGCAGAAGCCAAAAAACGTGGAGCAAAATCGGTTGTTCGGCGCGATGTTGTTCGTCTTGTCACACCTGGAACTATAACAGAAGAAAAGCTCCTTGATCCAACGCGTGCAAATTATTTGATGACACTTGCCCGCATAAAAACCAGCGATGGAGAGGAATTTGCCCTTTCCTGGATTGATATCTCAACAGGCATCTTTCGTGTCATGGAAAGCCGCAATGAAAAGCTTTTAGCAGATATTATGCGTGTGGATCCTCAAGAAATCATTGTCGCTGATTCTTTTTTTCATGATAAATCCCATAAATCACTTTTTGATGTTCTCGGTCGCATCATTTCACCTCAACCCATTAGCCTCTTTGAGGTAATCACTGCTGAACGCGATATTTGTAGTTATTTTAAACTCTCAACCCTTGAAGGCGTTGCTGATTATTCACGCTCCGAACTCTCCGCAATTGCTGCTGCCATTCGTTATATCGAAAAAACGCAAATCACCCATCGCCCTCCTCTCATGCGTCCTGAACGTCAAAATGAAAGTGCTACCCTTTTCATTGATGCAGCGACCAGAATGAATCTTGAACTTATTCGAACAACATCCGGTCAACGCGATGGTAGTTTATTAAAAGCTATTGATCGTACCGTAACAGGAGGGGGATCTCGTCTTCTCGTCGATCGCCTCATTGCTCCTCTCACCACACCTGCTGCTATTGATAAACGTCTGGATTCCATCGACTTTTTTCTACGCAACCCATCCCTTGCAGAGGCTATAAAGCTGACCTTAAAAGGGGGACCAGATATGCCACGCGCAGTTTCTCGGTTAGCTCTTGGTAGAGGGGGGCCCCGTGATATGGCGACAATCCAGCGCGGACTTGAAATCATTCGTGAACTTCATCAGCTTCTTAACAATGAATTGCTTCCTCAGGAAATAAGTGATGTACAACAGACTTTTTCACATTTACCTACGACTTTGCATTTACATCTGGAACAGGCATTAGCGGATGACCTTCCTCTCCTTAAACGTGATGGTGGTTTCATTCGCCCTCAATACCATAAAGAGCTCGATGAAATGCGCGCTCTGCGTGATGAATCTCGCCGTGTTATTGCTGAACTTCAAGCACAATATGCTCAAGAAACAGATATTAAAACACTCAAAATCAAACACAACAATATTCTAGGCTATTTCATTGAAGTAACCAATGGACAAGCGTCTGCTCTCACAGATAGCCCACAAGCTAAAGCCCGTTTTATCCATAGACAAACAATGGCAAATGCTATGCGCTTTACCACAACAGAGCTTGCCGATCTTGAAAGCCGTATTGCTCATGCCGCTAACCATGCGCTCACACTCGAATTAGAAATTTTTGAAACTCTTGTTCATGAAATTACCGAACAGGTTGATTTTATCCGTAAAGCCTCTGAAGCACTCGCTGTTTTAGACGTCACTGTTGCGTTAGCGCATCTTGCTGAAGAACAAGGATATTGTCGCCCTAAAGTTGACCAATCACTTACCTTTCATATCACAGCAGGGCGCCATCCTGTCGTGGAACAAGCATTACGAAAGCAAGCAGCAGAACCATTTGTTGCCAATAATTGTGATCTTTCTGTGCAAGAAAATCAACAATATGCAGCAATTTGGCTTTTGACAGGACCTAATATGGGAGGGAAGTCAACCTTTTTGCGACAAAACGCTCTTATTGCTATTATGGCACAAATGGGTTCTTTTGTTCCAGCGACCACAGCGCATATTGGCGTTGTTGATCGCTTGTTTAGTCGTGTTGGTGCTTCTGATGATCTTGCACGTGGACGTTCAACTTTTATGATGGAAATGGTTGAAACAGCAACAATTCTCAATCATGCTAGCAGTCATTCCCTGGTTATTCTTGACGAAATTGGACGTGGCACATCAACCTTTGATGGACTTTCTATTGCTTGGGCTGCTGTTGAATATCTTCATGAAGTTAATCACTGTCGTGCTATTCTCGCTACCCATTTTCATGAAATGACAGCTCTCACCCAAAAACTTGATCGCCTCCATAATGTCACAATGAAAGTAAAAAATTGGGATGGTGATGTGATTTTTCTTCATGAAGTTACAAAAGGAGCTGCCGATAGATCGTACGGCGTACAAGTTGCTAAACTTGCTGGACTTCCCAAGGCAGTTATTACACGTGCTACAGATGTACTCCATCAATTAGAACAAGGTGAAATGGCTGGAAAAGGGCATAAATTAATTGATGACCTCCCGCTGTTTTCCCTTCAAGCGCCATCTTCTGTAAATGATAAAACAAATAAACATTCCATACTTCATGAAGCTTTAGAAAATATCCATCCCGATGAACTCTCTCCTAAACAAGCTTTAGAGGCACTCTATCACCTCAAACAACTTGAAAAAAATCATTCCTCATAG
- the cmk gene encoding (d)CMP kinase, which translates to MKPFVIAIDGPAASGKGTLARKIAAHYHLHHLDTGLTYRAVAYALLQKKLPLEDEKSALACAIELDFSTLNPALLSSHQLGEAASKIALNPAIREVLVAKQRDFAHILPGSVLDGRDIGTVVCPNADIKFYVIANVQTRAKRRYQEILKKGIQADYHEILAQLEQRDNRDATRKQSPLKPAKNAHLLDTSELSIEATFAIACAFIDPIIKLRIIG; encoded by the coding sequence TTGAAACCTTTTGTGATTGCAATTGATGGACCAGCAGCCTCAGGGAAAGGAACATTGGCACGAAAAATTGCTGCTCATTATCATCTTCATCATCTTGATACTGGTCTTACTTATCGCGCTGTTGCTTATGCACTTTTACAAAAAAAATTGCCTCTAGAGGATGAAAAAAGTGCTCTTGCTTGTGCTATAGAGCTTGATTTTAGTACTTTGAATCCAGCTCTTCTCTCTTCTCATCAACTTGGTGAAGCCGCTTCAAAAATAGCGCTCAACCCTGCTATACGGGAAGTTCTTGTCGCTAAACAACGTGATTTTGCTCACATTTTACCCGGCAGTGTCCTTGATGGACGTGATATTGGCACTGTCGTTTGTCCCAATGCTGATATTAAATTTTATGTTATAGCCAATGTTCAAACACGTGCAAAACGTCGCTATCAGGAAATTTTAAAAAAAGGCATACAGGCAGATTATCATGAAATCTTAGCTCAACTTGAACAACGCGATAACCGTGATGCAACGCGCAAACAAAGCCCGTTAAAGCCAGCAAAAAATGCCCACTTGCTTGATACATCAGAATTGAGTATAGAAGCAACATTTGCAATTGCATGCGCTTTTATTGATCCAATCATAAAATTGCGTATAATTGGATAA